A stretch of the Perca flavescens isolate YP-PL-M2 chromosome 3, PFLA_1.0, whole genome shotgun sequence genome encodes the following:
- the wdfy1 gene encoding WD repeat and FYVE domain-containing protein 1, with the protein MLSLTMAAEIHSRPQTARPILLNKIEGHSDAVNAAVLIPKEDGVITVSEDRTIRVWLKRDSGQYWPSIYHTVSSPCSCMSYHHDSRRIFIGQDNGAVVEFLISEDFNKMNHVKTYPAHQNRVSDMVFSLESEWVVSTGHDKSVSWMCTQSGSMLGRHYFTAWASCLQYDHDTQHAFVGDYSGQITLLKLEKQTYSTITTLKGHEGSIATLWWDPVQRLLFSGASDHSVIMWDIGGRKGRTLLLQGHHDRVQAIRYLQLTRQLVSCSADGGMAVWNMDTQREEAPQWLDSDSCQKCEQPFFWNIKQMWDTKTMGLRQHHCRKCGNAVCGKCSSKRTTFPIMGFEFPVRVCDACFDTIKEEDRTPLATFHEGKHNIAHMDMDPSRGLMVTCGSDRIVKIWDVTQVVGCSLATGFSSR; encoded by the exons ATGCTTAGCTTAACCATGGCTGCGGAAATTCATTCGAGGCCCCAGACCGCTAGACCGATTCTTCTGAACAAGATCGAGGGACACTCGGACGCTGTCAATGCAGCTGTTTTAATACCAAAGGAAGATGGAGTGATCACGGTCAGCGAGGACAG GACTATCCGAGTTTGGCTGAAAAGAGACAGCGGTCAGTACTGGCCAAGTATCTACCACACAGTCTCAT CTCCATGCTCTTGCATGTCGTACCACCATGACAGCAGACGCATCTTCATAGGCCAGGACAATGGAGCTGTTGTG GAGTTTCTTATCTCTGAAGACTTCAACAAGATGAACCATGTCAAAACCTATCCAG cccACCAGAACCGTGTGTCAGATATGGTGTTTTCCCTGGAGAGTGAGTGGGTGGTGAGTACTGGCCATGACAAGAGCGTGAGCTGGATGTGCACCCAGAGTGGCAGCATGCTGGGGAGACACTACTTCACAGCCTGGGCCTCCTGCCTACA ATACGATCACGACACGCAGCACGCCTTTGTCGGCGATTACTCAGGACAGATCACACTGCTGAAACTGGAGAAGCAGACGTACTCCACCATCACTACACTAAAGGGTCATGAAG GTAGTATAGCAACACTGTGGTGGGACCCTGTCCAGAGGCTGCTGTTCTCAGGGGCCTCCGACCACAGCGTCATCATGTGGGACATTGGGGGCCGCAAAGGACGAACATTACTGCTGCAGGGACACCA TGATCGTGTTCAGGCCATTCGTTACCTCCAGTTGACCAGGCAGTTGGTGTCGTGCTCGGCCGACGGAGGCATGGCAGTGTGGAACATGGACACGCAGAGAGAAGAG GCGCCCCAGTGGTTAGACAGCGACTCTTGTCAGAAGTGTGAGCAGCCTTTCTTCTGGAACATCAAGCAGATGTGGGACACTAAGACCATGGGGCTCAGACAG CACCACTGCAGGAAGTGCGGCAATGCTGTGTGTGGAAAATGTAGTTCTAAACGTACCACATTCCCGATCATGGGCTTCGAGTTCCCGGTGCGGGTGTGTGATGCCTGCTTTGATACCATTAAAGAAGAAGA tCGAACACCATTGGCCACGTTCCACGAGGGGAAACACAACATCGCCCACATGGACATGGACCCATCCAGAGGCCTGATGGTCACTTGTGGAAGCGACCGCATTGTTAAG ATCTGGGATGTGACGCAGGTGGTTGGCTGTAGCTTAGCAACAGGCTTCTCTTCGCGCTGA
- the serpine2 gene encoding glia-derived nexin — protein MMKHLSLFCLYALVTLYGHKGVLSQPPSYGERGSDLGIQVFQQVVRSKPLENVVLSPHGVASILGMLLPGEHGETRKQVLNALRYKKNGPYRMLKKLHKTLTAKSNQDVVLIANAMFSQEGFPMEEAFVSANKANFQCERRDLDFSNPNVAADEINEWVNNKTKGHIPSLIKADMLDSALTRLVAVNAIYFKGLWKSRFQPENTKMRAFKGGNGNVYKVPMMSQLSVFSIGMATTPQGLKYKVIDLPYHGNTISMVIVVPSEEDTPLSRVIPHISTATVQSWSKLMHMRKVHLLIPKFTADAEVDLEAPLSALGITDMFSQDKADFRHLSAEPVHVSKALQKAKVVVNEDGTKATAATTAILLARSSPPWVTVDRPFLFLIRHNPTGTILFMGQINQP, from the exons ATGATGAAGCATCTCTCATTATTCTGCCTGTATGCACTGGTGACCTTGTATGGCCATAAGGGTGTGCTTTCCCAGCCTCCCTCCTATGGTGAACGGGGCTCTGATCTGGGCATACAGGTATTTCAGCAGGTAGTCCGCTCCAAGCCCCTGGAAAATGTGGTTCTTTCACCCCATGGTGTAGCTTCCATCCTTGGGATGTTGCTACCAGGAGAACATGGAGAGACTCGAAAGCAGGTCCTCAATGCTCTACGTTACAAGAAAAACG GCCCTTACAGGATGTTGAAGAAGCTACACAAGACCTTGACAGCTAAGTCCAACCAGGACGTTGTGCTGATTGCCAACGCCATGTTCAGCCAGGAGGGCTTTCCCATGGAGGAGGCCTTTGTATCCGCCAACAAAGCCAACTTCCAATGTGAGCGCAGGGACCTGGACTTCAGCAACCCCAATGTGGCAGCAGATGAAATCAATGAATGGGTCAACAATAAGACCAAAG GTCACATCCCCAGCTTGATCAAAGCAGACATGCTGGACTCGGCTCTGACCCGTCTGGTTGCTGTCAATGCAATCTACTTCAAAGGCTTATGGAAATCTCGCTTCCAGCCCGAGAACACCAAGATGAGGGCCTTCAAAGGGGGAAATGGAAATGTATATAAAGTTCCAATGATGTCCCAACTATCTGTCTTCAGCATTG GCATGGCCACCACACCTCAGGGACTGAAATATAAGGTAATTGATCTGCCCTATCACGGCAACACAATCAGCATGGTGATAGTTGTGCCCTCTGAAGAGGACACACCTCTGTCCCGTGTCATCCCACACATCAGCACAGCCACAGTGCAGAGTTGGTCCAAACTGATGCACATGAGAAAAGTCCACCTGCTCATCCCCAA gtttACTGCTGATGCGGAGGTAGATTTGGAAGCCCCCCTTTCAGCACTGGGAATAACAGACATGTTCAGTCAGGACAAAGCTGACTTCAGACACCTCA GTGCTGAGCCTGTGCATGTATCCAAGGCACTCCAGAAAGCCAAAGTTGTGGTGAATGAGGATGGAACAAAAGCAACAGCTGCCACTA CTGCCATTTTGCTGGCTCGATCCTCTCCACCTTGGGTTACAGTGGACAGACCTTTCCTATTCCTCATCAGACATAACCCAACAG GTACTATTCTGTTTATGGGTCAGATCAACCAGCCGTGA
- the prss59 gene encoding thymus-specific serine protease — MNMALERCALLCNVTLFLLFSLFVVGEGRYKGFRKFNQVQDTSQRAVSEEQWFTQKLDHFNGADSREWKQRYFVNETYYKPGGPVFLMIGGEGPANPAWMQYGTWLTYAKKVGALCLMLEHRFYGKSHPTIDLSTDSLRFLSSRQALADLAHFRTVMAETRGLTNRKWVAFGGSYPGSLAAWFRLKYPHLVHASVATSAPVYATVNFPEYLEVVWRSLASENAECPLLVKKASSTLVERLKDPNTYDNITKDFNLCSKLQIQTEMDSAYFLEMLAGNFMDVVQYNEDNRGFEGVPGTNITIEVLCGVMGDTLLGEPYARYVAVARLMMDTFSTKCLDASFNNYVRDMTNTSWDGPAAGGGRQWVYQTCTEFGFYQSTDSPNQPFTGFPLVYHLKQCADFYNVSAEQLAEAVAQTNEYYGGYDIRSTRIVLPNGSIDPWHALGITQDITPDLPAVFIKGTAHCANMYPARSKDLPQLALARDHIFLLLQKWLKQ, encoded by the exons ATGAACATGGCTCTCGAAAGGTGTGCGTTGCTGTGTAACGTAaccttatttttattgttttctttgtttgtagTTGGAGAGGGACGGTATAAGGGGTTCAGGAAGTTTAATCAAGTGCAGGATACCAGCCAGAGGGCTGTGTCCGAGGAGCAGTGGTTCACTCAGAAACTGGATCACTTCAATGGGGCAGACAGCAGAGAGTGGAAACAA agGTACTTTGTAAATGAAACCTATTACAAGCCGGGTGGTCCAGTGTTTCTGATGATAGGTGGAGAGGGCCCGGCCAATCCAGCCTGGATGCAGTACGGCACCTGGCTCACCTATGCCAAGAAAGTAGGAGCTCTTTGCTTGATGCTGGAACATCGCTTCTATGGCAAGAGTCACCCAACCAT TGACCTCAGTACAGACAGTCTACGTTTCCTCAGTAGTCGTCAGGCGTTGGCTGACCTGGCACACTTCCGTACTGTGATGGCAGAGACCCGAGGGCTGACCAACCGCAAGTGGGTGGCATTTGGTGGGTCGTACCCAGGTTCTCTCGCTGCTTGGTTTAGGCTGAAGTATCCTCACCTGGTCCATGCCTCTGTGGCCACAAGTGCACCTGTTTATGCTACTGTTAACTTCCCAG AGTACTTGGAGGTTGTGTGGCGTTCGCTGGCCTCAGAGAACGCAGAGTGCCCCCTGTTGGTAAAAAAGGCTTCAAGTACCCTTGTGGAGCGCCTGAAGGACCCCAACACCTATGACAACATCACCAAAGACTTCAA CTTGTGTTCCAAACTGCAGATTCAGACAGAGATGGACTCTGCCTACTTCCTGGAAATGCTGGCTGGCAACTTCATGGATGTGGTCCAGTACAATGAAGACAACAGGGGGTTTGAG GGCGTGCCGGGCACCAACATCACCATCGAGGTGCTGTGTGGTGTGATGGGTGACACCTTACTGGGGGAGCCTTATGCGCGCTATGTTGCTGTGGCCCGTCTCATGATGGACACCTTCTCCACTAAATGCCTGGATGCCAGCTTTAATAACTATGTCAGAGACATGACTAATACCTCTTGGGATGGGCCGGCTGCAGGGGGAG GTAGACAGTGGGTCTACCAGACCTGCACTGAATTTGGATTCTACCAGAGCACCGATTCGCCCAACCAACCATTCACTGGCTTCCCTCTTGT GTATCATTTGAAACAGTGTGCAGACTTCTACAATGTCAGTGCTGAGCAGCTGGCGGAGGCCGTGGCCCAGACCAACGAGTATTACGGCGGCTATGACATCCGCTCCACCAGAATAGTTCTTCCTAACGGGTCCATTGACCCCTGGCACGCCTTGGGAATCACCCAGGACATCACACCTGACCTCCCTGCGGTTTTCATCAAGG GAACAGCCCACTGTGCCAACATGTACCCTGCCAGGAGCAAGGATCTCCCCCAGCTGGCTCTGGCCCGTGACCACATCTTCTTACTTCTCCAGAAGTGGTTGAAGCAATGA